A window of the Candidatus Methylomirabilota bacterium genome harbors these coding sequences:
- a CDS encoding PrpF domain-containing protein yields the protein MTQARVRAVYMRGGTSRCLVFHERDLPPAGVERDYILLAALGSPDPYGRQLDGLGGGISSLSKACIIGPTTHPGADVDYTFAQVEVDTAHVDYTGNCGNCSSAVGPFAIEERLIQPIEGETLVRIHNTNTKKLIVARVPVAGSEPAVHGDFELPGVAGTGARIALDFLEPGGAGTGRLLPTGKTRELVEGVEASLVDASIPMVFVRARDLGLTGTETPQAVDGDKAVCARLEKIRVAASHLMGIPGSAATPKIAMVTAPVEYTALDGTRVGHEAADVVARAISMGNCHRAFPLTSSMCLAVAARIEGTLVHECSTAKPGADVRLGHASGVLPLDAAVVKQAGEY from the coding sequence AGCCCGCGTCCGCGCCGTCTACATGCGCGGTGGCACCAGCCGCTGTCTCGTCTTCCACGAGCGCGATCTGCCGCCGGCCGGCGTCGAACGCGACTACATCCTGCTGGCGGCACTCGGCAGCCCCGACCCCTACGGCCGCCAGCTCGACGGCCTGGGCGGCGGTATCTCGTCCCTCTCCAAGGCCTGCATCATCGGCCCGACCACCCACCCAGGCGCCGACGTGGACTACACCTTCGCGCAGGTCGAAGTGGACACGGCGCACGTGGACTACACGGGCAACTGCGGCAACTGCTCCTCCGCCGTCGGGCCCTTCGCCATCGAGGAGCGCCTGATCCAGCCCATCGAGGGCGAGACGCTCGTGCGCATCCACAACACCAACACCAAGAAGCTCATCGTGGCGCGCGTGCCCGTCGCGGGCAGCGAGCCCGCCGTCCACGGCGACTTCGAGCTGCCCGGCGTGGCGGGCACGGGCGCCCGCATCGCGCTCGATTTCCTCGAGCCCGGCGGCGCGGGCACGGGCCGGCTCCTGCCGACCGGCAAGACACGCGAGCTGGTCGAAGGCGTCGAAGCCTCGCTGGTGGACGCCTCGATCCCCATGGTCTTCGTCCGCGCCCGCGATCTGGGTCTTACCGGCACCGAGACGCCGCAGGCCGTGGACGGCGACAAGGCGGTCTGCGCGCGCCTCGAGAAGATCCGCGTCGCCGCCTCGCACCTGATGGGCATCCCCGGCAGCGCCGCCACGCCGAAGATCGCCATGGTCACGGCCCCCGTCGAGTACACCGCGCTCGACGGCACGCGCGTCGGCCACGAGGCCGCGGACGTCGTCGCCCGCGCCATCTCCATGGGCAACTGTCACCGCGCCTTCCCGCTGACGTCCTCCATGTGCCTCGCCGTAGCCGCGCGCATCGAGGGCACGCTGGTCCACGAATGCTCGACCGCTAAGCCCGGCGCGGACGTCCGACTCGGCCACGCGTCGGGCGTTCTGCCTCTCGACGCCGCGGTCGTGAAGCAGGCCGGCGAGTAC